The Meles meles chromosome 6, mMelMel3.1 paternal haplotype, whole genome shotgun sequence genome has a window encoding:
- the SLC35F4 gene encoding solute carrier family 35 member F4 isoform X3 yields MAITGIVMMAYADNFHTDSIIGVAFAVGSASTSALYKVLFKMFLGSANFGEAAHFVSTLGFFNLIFISFTPVILYFTKVEHWSSFAALPWGYLCGMAGLWLAFNILVNVGVVLTYPILISIGTVLSVPGNAAVDLLKQEVIFNVVRLAATIVICIGFLLMLLPEEWDEITLRFINSLKEKKSEEHVEDITDSSVHLRTRSRANGTVSIPLA; encoded by the exons ATGGCCATTACTGGCATCGTCATGATGGCATATGCAGATAATTTCCACACGGATTCGATCATAGGAGTGGCATTCGCAGTGGGCTCAGCCTCTACATCTGCATTATATAAG GTCTTGTTCAAGATGTTTCTCGGAAGTGCCAACTTCGGTGAAGCAGCACACTTTGTCTCCACATTGGGTTTCTTCAATTTGATCTTCATCTCTTTCACCCCGGTCATCCTGTATTTCACCAAGGTAGAGCACTGGTCATCATTTGCAGCTCTGCCATGGGGCTATCTCTGTGGGATGGCCGGGCTGTGGCTGG CCTTCAACATCCTGGTGAATGTCGGCGTGGTGCTGACATACCCAATCTTGATCTCCATTGGGACAGTGCTCAGCGTCCCCGGAAATGCAG CTGTGGATCTCCTGAAACAGGAGGTGATCTTCAATGTCGTCCGCCTGGCTGCTACCATTGTCATCTGCATTGGGTTTCTGCTGATGCTGTTGCCAGAAGAGTGGGACGAAATCACCCTGAGATTCATCAACAGcctgaaggaaaagaagagtgAGGAACATGTGGAGGACATCACTGATTCTAGTGTACACCTGCGGACCAGAAGCAGGGCCAATGGGACAGTGTCTATACCCCTGGCTTAA